From Fibrobacter sp. UWR3, one genomic window encodes:
- a CDS encoding nodulation protein NfeD, whose translation MKMLSRILSALLLFVAFSFANTAQDSSVSRFDKLNDLTATGDSAVTTVDANKTAATDVSGAVDSIGRSAPSRMTANKKRAVWIKLEGDVEPSMYDFCARAIADALKENPDYIVFEINTFGGRLDAAFDLVDTIMAVKGPETIALVKKKAISAGSLIALACKKLYMLEATTIGDCAPIVQGGDGTPQIVGEKIQSPLRAKFRNLAQRNGYPELLSSAFVTPELEVLELTAKLDKGKKTERDTTLIIEGQKYAVLDSADKKFWGAPKILVKKGELLTMTDKEAEELGFSKGTFKDRNEFETTLAIEKASEVETTLGEDIAAAIAAISGILLIIGFGALYIEFKTPGFGLFGIIGIILIGIVFLGQFAPQLDGYIPAILLVAGVILFLVEIFVMPGTFLFGIGGIICMIIALAMSFSPAELPEYVPDAVETTFDATPWLLGLLYMLCCAGVALVFPIAASKYLIPLLPEGWTPMLKTDLETAASPTESVQEVHVGDIGTAKTFLRPVGQASFTMPDGSTKLFDVQTHGEIIEANTRVKVESVQEGHIWVVLDENA comes from the coding sequence ATGAAGATGTTATCTAGAATTTTATCCGCACTCCTGCTGTTTGTTGCATTCTCCTTCGCCAACACAGCGCAGGATTCCTCCGTCAGTCGTTTCGACAAGCTCAACGACCTTACCGCCACAGGCGACTCCGCCGTCACGACAGTCGACGCCAACAAAACCGCAGCAACCGACGTTTCCGGTGCCGTGGATTCTATCGGTCGCTCTGCTCCCTCCAGAATGACAGCCAATAAGAAGCGCGCCGTCTGGATTAAGCTCGAAGGCGACGTGGAACCCTCCATGTACGATTTCTGCGCACGCGCCATCGCCGACGCCCTCAAGGAAAACCCGGACTACATCGTATTCGAAATCAATACCTTCGGCGGCAGGCTCGATGCCGCCTTCGACCTGGTCGATACCATCATGGCGGTCAAGGGTCCCGAGACCATCGCCCTCGTGAAGAAGAAGGCCATCAGCGCGGGCAGCCTCATCGCTCTCGCCTGCAAAAAGCTCTACATGCTCGAAGCCACGACCATCGGTGACTGCGCGCCCATTGTGCAGGGCGGCGACGGCACCCCGCAAATCGTCGGCGAAAAAATACAGTCCCCGCTCCGCGCAAAGTTCAGGAACCTCGCCCAGCGCAACGGCTACCCCGAACTGCTGAGTTCCGCATTCGTAACTCCGGAACTCGAAGTGCTTGAACTCACCGCCAAGCTCGACAAGGGCAAGAAGACGGAACGCGACACAACGCTCATCATCGAAGGCCAGAAATACGCTGTCCTCGACAGCGCCGACAAGAAGTTCTGGGGCGCCCCGAAGATTCTCGTAAAGAAGGGCGAACTCCTGACCATGACTGACAAGGAAGCCGAGGAACTCGGATTTTCGAAGGGCACGTTCAAGGACCGTAACGAATTCGAGACGACGCTTGCCATCGAGAAGGCCAGTGAAGTCGAGACCACGCTCGGCGAAGACATCGCCGCCGCCATCGCCGCCATTTCGGGCATATTGCTCATCATCGGATTCGGTGCGCTCTACATCGAATTCAAGACCCCGGGCTTCGGGCTCTTCGGTATCATCGGCATCATCCTCATCGGCATCGTATTCCTCGGGCAGTTCGCCCCGCAGCTCGACGGCTACATACCAGCCATCCTGCTCGTCGCGGGTGTAATCCTCTTCCTTGTGGAAATATTCGTGATGCCCGGAACATTCCTGTTCGGCATCGGCGGCATCATCTGCATGATAATTGCGCTTGCGATGTCGTTCTCGCCCGCAGAACTTCCGGAATACGTCCCCGACGCTGTCGAGACGACGTTCGATGCGACCCCATGGCTACTGGGATTGCTCTACATGCTGTGCTGTGCGGGCGTCGCGCTCGTGTTCCCGATTGCCGCGAGCAAGTACCTGATTCCGCTTTTGCCTGAAGGCTGGACGCCCATGCTCAAGACGGACCTGGAAACCGCCGCCTCCCCCACGGAATCCGTGCAGGAAGTGCATGTGGGCGACATCGGTACAGCAAAGACGTTCCTGCGCCCCGTGGGCCAAGCCAGCTTTACCATGCCCGACGGCAGCACCAAGCTCTTTGACGTGCAGACCCACGGCGAAATCATCGAGGCGAACACCCGCGTGAAGGTCGAATCCGTGCAGGAAGGCCATATCTGGGTCGTTCTGGACGAGAACGCCTAA
- the floA gene encoding flotillin-like protein FloA (flotillin-like protein involved in membrane lipid rafts), protein MDTLLIVGIIIAAIAVIILLAFIGKFFSLWLQALFSRANVSIFQLIGMRLRKVPPQVIVEARILSCKAGLPVDTNLLEAHYLSRGNVLRVIQALIAANKANIKLDFKEAAAIDLAGRNVLEAVQMSVNPKVITTPKVSAVALDGIQLHAITRITVRASIQKLVGGAGEETVIARVGEGIVSSIGSAVSHKEVLENPNMISKKVLASGLDAGTAFEILSIDIADVDVGQNIGAILETDRAEADKKIAQAKAEERRAMAFAAEQEMKAKVMEMKAKLVEAEAQIPMAMATALRDGKLGVMDYYNLKNIEADTQMRKEIGNAPEAK, encoded by the coding sequence ATGGATACACTCCTTATCGTTGGAATCATCATCGCGGCGATTGCCGTCATCATCCTCCTCGCCTTTATCGGCAAGTTCTTCAGCCTCTGGCTCCAGGCCTTGTTCTCCAGGGCGAACGTGAGCATTTTCCAGCTCATCGGTATGCGTCTGCGTAAGGTGCCCCCGCAGGTGATTGTTGAAGCCCGAATCCTCAGCTGCAAGGCCGGCCTCCCGGTCGATACGAACCTGCTCGAAGCCCACTACCTTAGCCGCGGTAACGTGCTCCGCGTGATTCAGGCCCTGATTGCCGCCAACAAGGCAAACATCAAGCTCGACTTCAAGGAAGCCGCAGCCATCGACCTCGCCGGCCGTAACGTGCTCGAAGCCGTGCAGATGTCCGTGAACCCGAAGGTCATCACGACCCCGAAGGTTTCCGCCGTTGCCCTCGACGGTATCCAGCTGCACGCCATTACCCGTATTACCGTGCGCGCCAGCATCCAGAAGCTCGTCGGTGGTGCCGGCGAAGAAACGGTTATCGCCCGCGTTGGCGAAGGCATCGTGTCTTCCATCGGTTCTGCGGTAAGCCACAAGGAAGTGCTTGAGAACCCGAACATGATTTCCAAGAAGGTGCTCGCCTCTGGCCTCGATGCCGGAACCGCATTCGAAATTCTCTCCATCGACATCGCCGACGTGGACGTGGGCCAGAACATCGGCGCTATCCTCGAAACTGACCGTGCCGAAGCCGACAAGAAGATTGCACAGGCAAAGGCAGAAGAACGCCGCGCCATGGCTTTCGCCGCCGAACAGGAAATGAAGGCCAAGGTGATGGAAATGAAGGCGAAACTCGTGGAAGCCGAAGCCCAAATCCCGATGGCCATGGCAACCGCACTCCGCGACGGCAAGCTCGGCGTGATGGACTACTACAACCTGAAGAACATCGAAGCCGACACCCAGATGAGGAAGGAAATCGGCAACGCTCCCGAGGCCAAGTAA